The Drosophila innubila isolate TH190305 chromosome 2R unlocalized genomic scaffold, UK_Dinn_1.0 1_C_2R, whole genome shotgun sequence DNA window TTCAACTCGAATTCAAAAGCAACAATTCAAATCAGACGGACTCATCGAAATTCCAAATTGTTTCACTCCTTGgactttgactttggcattatcaataaaaaatgtctTCATTCCAGAAGCAGCCACCGTTCGGTTCGTTATCCAAGGATGCGGCCGTTGGATACTGCATGAATTATATGATCAGACGAAGTCGGGTTTCGGCTTCGCCAGTTTCGAAATCGAGCAGCGAATCCGTTTACGATCTGACGCCCAATCTGGATGAGATCATAGGTCGTCTGACCGAGCAGGGAATGACTAGTTATAGTGGGAGTGTGCTTCTCGATGATTACGAGATCACTGCGATTTGTAGCAAGGCGAGAGAGGTACTGCTGAGAGAGCCGGCACTTCTTGAGGTTCAGGCACCAGTCAACATTTTAGGCGATATTCACGGACAGTTTACGAATTTGCTGAAGTACTTCAAGATGGCGGGATTTCCACCACATGCCAATTATCTGTTTCTGGGTGACTATGTGGATCGGGGCAAGCAATCGGTGGAGACCCTCACCCTACTGTTGGCCTACAAGATCAGATATCCGGAGAACATATTCCTGCTTCGGGGCAATCACGAGTCCGACAGTTTGAACCGCATCTACGGATTCTACGACGAATGCAAACGACGATACACGATCAAGTTGTGGAGATCTTTTGTGGACTGTTATAATTGTATGCCAGTGGCGGCGGTGGTTGAGCATAACATATTCTGCTGTCACGGAGGATTGAGTCCCAGCCTGTTCACCATGGATCAGATACGCATGATTCATCGACCCTGCGAAGTACCCGATCAGGGTTTGATCTGTGATCTGCTCTGGTCCGATCCCGATGTCAGGACCATCGGCTGGGGACTTAACGATCGCGGGGTGAGCTACACTTTCGGTGCGGATACTGTTCAGAGTTTTCTCACCCGCCACGGATTCAGTCTTATCTGTCGCGCCCATCAGGTGGTCGAGGATGGTTACGAGTTCTTTGCCAAGCGTCAACTCATCACCATCTTCTCGGCTCCCAATTATTGCGGGGAGTTCGACAATGCCGGCGCCATGATGTGTGTCGATGAGAATCTCGTCTGCACCTTTCGCATCCAGAAACCAATATCCACAAAACGCAGCTCCAATCTGTCGATGCTGAATTTTTACAAGCCATCAAG harbors:
- the LOC117784960 gene encoding serine/threonine-protein phosphatase alpha-3 isoform-like; this encodes MSSFQKQPPFGSLSKDAAVGYCMNYMIRRSRVSASPVSKSSSESVYDLTPNLDEIIGRLTEQGMTSYSGSVLLDDYEITAICSKAREVLLREPALLEVQAPVNILGDIHGQFTNLLKYFKMAGFPPHANYLFLGDYVDRGKQSVETLTLLLAYKIRYPENIFLLRGNHESDSLNRIYGFYDECKRRYTIKLWRSFVDCYNCMPVAAVVEHNIFCCHGGLSPSLFTMDQIRMIHRPCEVPDQGLICDLLWSDPDVRTIGWGLNDRGVSYTFGADTVQSFLTRHGFSLICRAHQVVEDGYEFFAKRQLITIFSAPNYCGEFDNAGAMMCVDENLVCTFRIQKPISTKRSSNLSMLNFYKPSSSSTRVSSKPLESTM